A window of Cucurbita pepo subsp. pepo cultivar mu-cu-16 chromosome LG06, ASM280686v2, whole genome shotgun sequence contains these coding sequences:
- the LOC111797018 gene encoding glycerophosphodiester phosphodiesterase GDPDL3 produces the protein MSCWNKFPAMCSSSRTFLLLFPLFLHSFVALVSAQGSNNTSPWQTLSGDPPFVVARGGFSGLFPDSSGFAYSFAVMVSVPDVILWCDVQLTKDGVGICLPDLSFNNATDAKGILGENRSSVYLVNGVATKGLFTVDFNAEELANVSLTQGIFSRTNKFDGNRFPILTPEDVVNQFKPPGFWLNVQHDAFFTQRNLSMRNFVLSVSRRIIVNYISSPEVGFLRSIASRFNPRTTKLILRVLQPTDIEITTNQTYQSLLRNLTFIKTFASGILVPKTYIVPIKDGYIQSETSLVSDAHKANLEIFASEFYSDLPLSYNYSYDPVTEYLSYIDNGKFSVDGVLTDFPISPSSAIDCFAHLDKNAKSQAKPLVISKFGASGDFPGCTNLAYSKAISDGVDVLDCPVQMSKDGIPFCMSSINLIESTTISQTSFTTLSKKIPEISPNDGIFAFDLTWEEIHGLTPSILSPSSKFTLFRNPKFRNDGEFLTLPDFLDLAKNSSTLSGVLIHIENAAYLAKEQGLGVIDAVIDSLSKAGYDNQTAQKVLIQSPNSPVLIKFKQEKKEYELVYKVDESISDVLNSTVVDIKSFANSVTVSKTSVLPVNLQFLIGPTDVVTKLQSLNLSVYVETFSNEFVSQAWDFFSDATVEINSFVMGSGIDGVITDFPKTSARYKKNRCLTMKEAPNYMSPVQPGSLMQLITADYLPPKERPSPILDDNDVAEPPLPPVSKKAPGPAVDDGSTATPPTSKPNGQPKLGAGTGFLLLNLAILCLSLLPF, from the exons ATGAGTTGCTGGAATAAATTTCCGGCGATGTGTTCTTCTTCTCGTACTTTCCTTCTTctgtttcctctgtttcttcacTCGTTCGTTGCGCTGGTATCTGCTCAGGGATCTAATAACACTTCTCCATGGCAGACTTTGAGTG GAGATCCTCCATTTGTTGTGGCTCGTGGTGGGTTTTCAGGGCTGTTTCCTGATTCGAGTGGATTTGCTTATAGTTTTGCAGTTATGGTTAGTGTTCCTGATGTGATCTTATGGTGCGATGTGCAATTAACTAAAGATGGAGTTGGAATTTGTCTCCCGGATCTGAGTTTTAACAATGCTACTGACGCTAAGGGGATTTTGGGGGAAAACCGCAGCAGTGTGTATCTTGTTAATGGAGTAGCTACTAAGGGATTGTTTACGGTCGATTTCAATGCGGAAGAACTGGCAAATGTTTCTC TTACTCAAGGTATCTTTTCTCGGACGAACAAGTTTGATGGCAATCGGTTTCCTATTCTCACTCCTGAAGATGTGGTTAACCAGTTCAAGCCACCAGGATTTTGGCTGAACGTTCAG CATGATGCATTCTTCACACAACGAAACTTGAGCATGAGGAACTTTGTACTTTCTGTATCCAGACGCATCATTGTTAACTACATATCATCACCAGAGGTGGGATTTCTTAGAAGCATAGCATCGAGATTTAATCCCCGCACAACGAAGTTGATCCTTCGGGTTTTACAACCAACTGATATTGAGATTACCACCAATCAGACATATCAATCTCTCTTACGCAATCTCACCTTTATCAAGACATTTGCTTCTGGAATTCTTGTTCCTAAGACTTATATAGTGCCCATTAAGGATGGTTACATACAATCTGAAACCTCTCTCGTTTCTGACGCTCATAAAGCAAATCTGGAAATTTTTGCATCAGAGTTCTATAGTGACCTTCCACTAAGCTACAACTACAGTTATGATCCTGTTACTGAATACCTGTCTTACATCGACAACGGTAAATTTTCAGTTGATGGTGTGCTCACTGATTTCCCTATCAGTCCATCGTCAGCTATTG ACTGTTTTGCTCATTTGGATAAGAATGCCAAAAGTCAAG CCAAACCTTTggttatttcaaaatttggagcTAGTGGAGACTTTCCTGGTTGCACAAATTTGGCGTATTCCAAGGCTATTTCTGATGGCGTTGATGTGCTTGACTGTCCAGTTCAAATGTCAAAAGACGGAATACCATTTTGCATGAGCTCAATTAATCTCATCGAGAGCACAACAATATCTCAAACATCATTCACTActctttctaaaaaaattcctGAAATTAGTCCTAACGATGGAATCTTTGCTTTTGACTTAACATGGGAAGAGATTCACGGCCTGACCC CGTCAATATTGAGCCCTTCATCGAAGTTCACGTTGTTCCGAAACCCAAAGTTCCGAAACGACGGGGAATTCTTAACGCTACCTGATTTCTTGGACTTGGCAAAGAATTCCAGCACTCTTTCTGGTGTCTTGATCCACATTGAG AATGCAGCCTACCTTGCTAAGGAGCAGGGTTTAGGTGTAATTGATGCGGTCATTGATTCCTTGAGCAAAGCTGGTTATGATAATCAGACAGCACAGAAAGTATTGATTCAATCTCCAAATAGCCCTGttctaatcaaatttaaacaggaaaagaaagaatacgAGCTTGTTTACAAAGTCGATGAGTCGATTAGTGATGTGCTCAATTCTACTGTTGTGGACATTAAGAGTTTTGCCAACTCTGTGACTGTCAGCAAGACCTCTGTCTTACCTGTAAATCTGCAATTTCTCATTGGACCTACAGATGTTGTGACGAAGCTGCAATCACTTAATCTCTCTGTatatgtggaaaccttcaGCAATGAATTTGTCTCTCAAGCATGGGATTTCTTCTCAGATGCAACAGTAGAGATCAACTCATTTGTTATGGGATCCGGCATTGATGGAGTCATCACCGACTTTCCAAAGACATCTGCTAGATATAAAA AGAACCGGTGTTTAACAATGAAAGAAGCACCAAATTACATGAGCCCTGTCCAGCCTGGTAGCTTGATGCAGCTTATTACTGCAGACTACCTGCCTCCAAAGGAACGTCCAAGCCCGATTCTAGACGACAATGACGTAGCCGAGCCACCATTGCCTCCGGTTTCGAAGAAAGCCCCAGGACCTGCTGTGGATGATGGTTCTACAGCAACACCTCCAACATCTAAACCCAATGGACAACCCAAGCTTGGAGCTGGAACAGGCTTCTTGCTCTTGAACCTTGCCATACTCTgcctttctcttcttccattCTGA